In Rhodobacteraceae bacterium LMO-JJ12, a single window of DNA contains:
- the fsa gene encoding fructose-6-phosphate aldolase, with protein MKFFVDTAEVDAIAELNELGMVDGVTTNPSLIMKSGRDILEVTKEIAEMVDGPVSAEVVATQADAMIAEGRKLAEIAPNIAVKVPLTWDGLKACKVLTSEGNMVNVTLCFSVNQAILAAKAGASFISPFIGRLDDINLDGMELIADMRDVYDNYGFETEILAASIRSVNHMADCARIGADVVTAPPNVIKAMVSHPLTDKGLAAFLADWEKTGQKIL; from the coding sequence ATGAAATTCTTTGTTGATACGGCCGAAGTCGACGCGATTGCCGAACTGAACGAGCTGGGCATGGTCGACGGGGTAACGACCAACCCGTCGCTGATCATGAAGTCGGGTCGCGACATTCTCGAAGTCACAAAAGAAATCGCCGAGATGGTTGACGGCCCGGTCAGCGCCGAAGTCGTGGCGACCCAAGCCGATGCGATGATCGCAGAGGGGCGAAAACTGGCCGAGATTGCGCCAAACATCGCGGTCAAGGTGCCGCTGACCTGGGACGGACTGAAAGCCTGCAAGGTGCTGACATCAGAAGGAAACATGGTGAACGTAACGCTGTGTTTCAGCGTCAACCAAGCGATCCTGGCGGCCAAGGCGGGGGCGTCGTTCATATCGCCTTTCATTGGCCGATTGGATGATATCAATCTCGACGGCATGGAGTTGATCGCGGATATGCGCGATGTCTATGACAACTATGGGTTTGAAACCGAAATTCTGGCGGCGTCGATCCGCAGCGTGAACCACATGGCCGACTGCGCGCGCATAGGTGCGGACGTGGTGACGGCACCGCCGAACGTGATCAAGGCGATGGTGTCGCATCCGTTGACCGACAAGGGGTTGGCGGCATTTTTGGCCGATTGGGAAAAAACAGGGCAGAAAATTCTGTAG
- a CDS encoding primosomal protein N', with translation MKDYFDEGELVAVLTTQPLDRLLDYKAPEGGCHMGAFVEVPLGPRKVLGVVWGAGQGDFDLSRIRSVSKVLDMAPMRAEMKAFLERAADYTLTPLSAMLRLATRAPGLTDPPSMRKVYRPGKGEPDRHTDARSRVMQALNDYGGLSFTLKELTDVAGVSSSVVKGLVKQGVVWEEDSPRDVPFALLDPDLPSKELAADQASATAILRDEVRSERYGTTLLRGVTGSGKTEVYLEAVAECLRMRKQALVLLPEIALSAEFMARVEARFGARAAEWHSGVTMTERRRTWKMVGQGGAQIVVGARSALFLPFLDLGLIVVDEEHDTSYKQEDGVLYNARDMAVLRASLCDARVVLASATPSLESWANAEAGKYDKLVLTSRFGAAVLPDMRAIDMRDVKLPSNRWISPELAQAVNARLEKGEQSLLFLNRRGFAPVTICRACGHQIACDHCDARMVEHRFTKRLVCHQCGESKPLPEICPSCEVEGRMAAVGPGVERMTEEATELFPDARVATLSSDLFGSARALKERIASIAEGEADVIVGTQLVAKGHNFPLLTLVGVIDADLGLQGSDLRAAERTFQLMRQVSGRAGRAERAGEALLQTYQPEHPVIRAILGGEEEQFWKAEAEERRHAGVPPFGRMAGIILSSPELQAVFEFGSALARSDAPLRAVGAQVFGPAPAPIARIRGRHRVRLLVKAAKGAALQPAIATWLGKMRPGTNIRVTVDIDPQSFY, from the coding sequence GTGAAAGACTATTTTGATGAAGGCGAGCTTGTTGCGGTGCTGACCACGCAGCCGCTTGACCGCTTGCTCGATTACAAGGCGCCGGAAGGGGGCTGCCACATGGGTGCGTTTGTCGAGGTGCCGCTTGGCCCGCGCAAGGTGCTCGGCGTGGTCTGGGGCGCGGGGCAAGGGGATTTCGACCTGTCGCGCATTCGTTCGGTCAGCAAAGTTCTCGACATGGCACCGATGCGGGCCGAGATGAAAGCGTTCTTGGAACGGGCGGCAGATTACACGTTGACGCCGCTATCGGCGATGCTGCGACTTGCCACACGGGCGCCGGGGCTGACCGATCCCCCCTCTATGCGCAAGGTCTATCGTCCGGGAAAGGGCGAACCCGACCGGCATACCGATGCGCGCAGCCGGGTTATGCAGGCACTGAATGACTATGGCGGTTTATCGTTCACACTCAAAGAGTTGACAGATGTGGCAGGGGTATCGTCATCGGTGGTAAAGGGGTTGGTCAAGCAAGGGGTGGTGTGGGAAGAGGATTCCCCGCGCGACGTGCCCTTTGCCCTTCTCGATCCCGATCTTCCGAGCAAGGAGTTGGCCGCAGATCAAGCCTCTGCGACCGCGATTTTGCGCGATGAAGTGCGCTCCGAGCGGTATGGCACGACACTGCTGCGGGGCGTCACAGGCTCGGGCAAGACCGAGGTCTATCTCGAAGCCGTTGCCGAATGCCTGCGGATGCGCAAACAGGCGTTGGTTCTGTTGCCAGAGATCGCCCTGAGCGCCGAATTCATGGCACGGGTCGAGGCGCGGTTTGGGGCGCGGGCTGCCGAATGGCACTCGGGCGTCACCATGACCGAACGACGCCGCACCTGGAAAATGGTTGGGCAAGGCGGGGCGCAGATTGTCGTTGGCGCGCGTTCAGCGTTGTTTTTACCGTTCCTCGATCTTGGGCTTATCGTGGTCGATGAAGAGCATGACACGTCCTATAAACAAGAAGATGGTGTGCTTTACAATGCGCGCGATATGGCTGTTTTGCGCGCTTCTTTGTGTGATGCGCGCGTCGTGTTGGCATCGGCCACGCCCAGCCTTGAAAGCTGGGCCAATGCCGAAGCAGGAAAATACGATAAGCTGGTTCTGACATCGCGTTTTGGCGCTGCTGTGTTGCCCGATATGCGTGCAATTGACATGCGCGATGTGAAATTGCCCTCAAACCGCTGGATATCGCCAGAATTGGCGCAGGCGGTGAATGCGCGGTTGGAGAAGGGCGAGCAGTCATTGCTGTTTCTCAATCGGCGTGGCTTTGCGCCGGTGACAATCTGCCGGGCCTGCGGACATCAGATCGCATGTGATCACTGCGATGCGCGCATGGTGGAACACCGGTTTACCAAACGTCTCGTTTGCCACCAATGCGGTGAGAGCAAACCTCTGCCTGAAATCTGTCCTTCCTGCGAAGTCGAGGGGCGCATGGCGGCCGTCGGACCGGGGGTTGAGCGGATGACAGAGGAAGCGACCGAACTTTTCCCAGATGCACGAGTGGCGACCTTGTCATCTGATTTGTTTGGGTCGGCGCGTGCTTTGAAAGAGCGGATCGCCAGCATTGCCGAGGGCGAGGCCGATGTCATCGTCGGTACGCAATTGGTAGCAAAAGGCCATAACTTCCCGTTGCTTACGCTTGTTGGCGTAATTGATGCCGATCTCGGCCTACAAGGGTCTGATCTGCGCGCAGCCGAGCGGACATTCCAGCTGATGCGCCAGGTCTCGGGCCGGGCAGGGCGCGCCGAAAGGGCGGGCGAAGCGTTGTTGCAGACCTATCAGCCCGAGCATCCGGTCATCCGCGCGATTCTGGGTGGGGAAGAAGAGCAATTCTGGAAGGCCGAGGCCGAAGAGCGCCGCCATGCCGGCGTGCCGCCATTCGGGCGGATGGCCGGGATCATCCTGTCCTCGCCCGAACTACAGGCCGTTTTCGAATTCGGCAGCGCACTGGCGCGCAGCGATGCCCCCTTGCGCGCGGTCGGGGCACAGGTTTTTGGGCCCGCACCAGCGCCGATTGCACGCATACGTGGACGTCATCGGGTGCGGTTGTTGGTAAAAGCGGCTAAGGGCGCAGCGTTGCAGCCCGCAATCGCGACGTGGCTGGGCAAGATGCGTCCCGGCACGAACATTCGCGTGACGGTCGATATCGACCCTCAGAGCTTCTATTGA
- a CDS encoding YeeE/YedE family protein — protein MDLIALVERIGEGPTAALFGVFTGLVFGVAAHRSRFCLRAAAVEFARGLMQGKVAVWLLTFSTAVVWVQGAQLSGLLRSEDARMMAVTGSWSGAIIGGLMFGVGMVLARGCSGRLLVLAATGNLRAVVSGLIFAVVAQMSLSGMLAPLRDSLAALWITKGGRNLDLLIHFGLPDYAGLAFGFLTAALALLISAQNRIGWRRLVFASGVGFAVALGWVLTFSLSQVAFDPVPVESATFSGPSANTLMFFLDQNAVLEFDIGLVPGVVIGAFFSAVLAGEFHFQGFSDESNMRRSMTGAVLMGFGAMLAGGCAIGAGVTGGSIFVGTAWLALFCMWIGAIATDILVDQNRVTATV, from the coding sequence ATGGACCTGATTGCACTTGTGGAGCGGATTGGCGAAGGCCCGACTGCGGCCTTGTTTGGCGTCTTCACCGGACTGGTTTTCGGCGTTGCGGCGCATCGTTCGCGCTTTTGTCTGCGCGCGGCGGCTGTCGAGTTCGCGCGCGGTTTGATGCAAGGCAAAGTGGCCGTGTGGTTGCTGACATTTTCAACTGCAGTGGTCTGGGTTCAGGGCGCGCAGCTATCCGGCCTGCTACGCAGCGAAGATGCCCGAATGATGGCCGTGACAGGAAGTTGGTCTGGCGCGATCATAGGCGGGCTTATGTTCGGTGTTGGCATGGTGTTGGCGCGCGGCTGTTCCGGGCGCCTGTTGGTTCTTGCTGCGACCGGCAATTTGCGCGCAGTTGTTTCGGGGTTGATCTTTGCCGTGGTGGCCCAGATGTCACTCTCCGGCATGCTCGCCCCCTTGCGCGACAGCCTTGCCGCCCTGTGGATCACCAAAGGCGGCCGCAATCTTGACCTGCTGATCCATTTTGGCCTCCCTGACTACGCCGGATTGGCCTTTGGTTTCTTAACCGCTGCGCTGGCACTACTCATTTCCGCCCAGAACAGGATCGGCTGGCGGCGATTGGTGTTTGCCTCGGGTGTTGGCTTTGCGGTTGCTTTGGGCTGGGTTCTGACCTTTTCACTCAGCCAGGTTGCGTTTGATCCGGTGCCGGTTGAGAGCGCTACATTCTCTGGTCCTTCGGCCAATACACTGATGTTTTTCCTCGATCAGAATGCGGTTCTAGAGTTTGACATCGGGCTTGTGCCCGGCGTTGTGATCGGCGCCTTCTTCTCTGCGGTGCTCGCCGGCGAGTTCCATTTTCAGGGCTTTTCCGATGAATCAAACATGCGCCGTTCAATGACCGGTGCTGTGCTGATGGGATTTGGTGCGATGCTGGCCGGAGGCTGTGCCATCGGCGCAGGCGTAACTGGCGGGTCAATCTTTGTCGGCACAGCCTGGCTTGCACTGTTTTGCATGTGGATCGGTGCAATTGCGACAGATATTCTTGTCGATCAGAACCGCGTCACTGCCACCGTATGA
- a CDS encoding MFS transporter: MSHTIPLAEARFLPFWRRPVTLLFLMAAAMPIAFATWSALLNNFVIEVGGFNGSDIGWLHTVREIPGFLAVGVIAIIIFVREQVLGIVSLILLGAATAVTAWFPSMGGILTITMLSSIGFHYYETVNQSLQLQWLPKDRAPQVLGLLLAAGSAATLVAYGLIVLTWQSFDLSYNFVYLVAGGTTVALALFCLLAYPQFEAPNPQVKKMVLRRRYWLYYALQFMTGARRQIFVVFAGFMMVEKFGFQVHEVTALFLVNLVINIFLAPLFGQAVARFGERNALVFEYAGLVGVFLAYGGIYYFGWGVVLAAVLYVVDHMFFALALALKTYFQKIADPGDIAPTAAVAFTINHIAAVFLPALLGYLWLIYPGAVFLLAAMMAAVSLGLALLIPRHPEPGNETVFSRFALRAAAE; encoded by the coding sequence ATGAGCCATACGATTCCCCTTGCAGAAGCCCGGTTTCTGCCTTTTTGGCGTCGGCCGGTAACGCTTCTTTTCTTGATGGCGGCGGCGATGCCAATTGCCTTTGCCACATGGTCGGCACTGCTGAACAATTTCGTCATCGAGGTAGGCGGGTTCAACGGATCGGACATTGGTTGGCTACATACAGTGCGCGAGATCCCGGGGTTTCTGGCAGTCGGCGTCATCGCCATTATCATCTTCGTGCGCGAGCAGGTGCTAGGGATCGTTTCTCTTATCCTGCTGGGCGCCGCAACGGCTGTAACGGCGTGGTTTCCCTCGATGGGTGGCATTCTGACCATAACAATGCTCAGCAGCATCGGATTCCACTATTACGAAACCGTAAATCAATCATTGCAGCTTCAGTGGTTGCCCAAGGACAGAGCGCCACAGGTTCTGGGGCTCTTGCTCGCGGCTGGCTCGGCGGCAACCCTGGTTGCCTATGGTCTGATCGTGTTGACGTGGCAGAGCTTCGATCTGAGCTATAATTTTGTCTATCTCGTTGCTGGCGGTACTACTGTGGCGCTGGCGCTCTTTTGCCTGCTGGCCTATCCACAGTTCGAGGCACCTAATCCGCAGGTCAAGAAGATGGTCCTGCGGCGGCGCTATTGGCTTTACTACGCCCTGCAATTCATGACCGGCGCGCGGCGTCAGATTTTCGTCGTCTTCGCGGGCTTTATGATGGTCGAGAAATTCGGCTTTCAAGTGCATGAGGTGACGGCGCTGTTTCTCGTCAACCTAGTGATAAATATCTTCTTGGCACCACTATTCGGGCAGGCTGTGGCGCGGTTTGGCGAGCGCAATGCGCTGGTGTTCGAATATGCCGGGCTGGTGGGCGTTTTCCTGGCTTATGGCGGGATTTATTACTTCGGTTGGGGCGTTGTTCTCGCGGCAGTACTCTATGTGGTTGACCATATGTTCTTTGCTTTGGCCTTGGCGCTTAAGACCTACTTTCAGAAAATTGCCGATCCGGGGGATATTGCGCCGACGGCGGCTGTGGCGTTTACCATCAATCATATCGCGGCGGTGTTCCTGCCGGCGCTGCTTGGTTATCTCTGGCTGATCTATCCAGGGGCGGTATTTCTTCTGGCAGCGATGATGGCGGCAGTATCTCTTGGCTTGGCTCTGCTGATCCCGCGGCATCCTGAACCGGGCAACGAGACCGTATTTTCGCGCTTTGCCCTTCGTGCTGCGGCGGAGTGA
- a CDS encoding 50S ribosomal protein L11 methyltransferase — protein MPTFTALTTLTGKDQAEALGEAMERLEPAPSGVGVFELEDGSGLWEVGGYFTEPPNGAGLALLEAAFGAKPFAVSELPETDWVAKVRRELAPVRAGRFFVYGSHDADKVPEDSIPLLIEAAMAFGTGHHGTTLGCLLALEELAEAGFKASNTVDIGCGTAVLAMAAARLWPELVLASDIDQVAVDVAEANILANGLEGRVQCFEAAGFDHAELGAKTPFDLIFANILKGPLIALAPDMAANLASGGKAILSGILNEQADDVIAHYARSGINLVRRREIGEWTTLILEQQ, from the coding sequence ATGCCAACTTTTACTGCACTGACCACATTGACAGGCAAAGATCAGGCCGAAGCCTTGGGCGAGGCCATGGAGCGGCTTGAGCCGGCTCCATCGGGGGTCGGGGTTTTTGAGCTTGAAGACGGATCCGGCCTTTGGGAAGTGGGCGGTTACTTTACCGAGCCACCGAACGGGGCAGGGTTGGCCCTTCTGGAAGCGGCATTCGGGGCGAAGCCCTTTGCGGTGTCGGAATTGCCTGAGACCGATTGGGTCGCCAAGGTAAGGCGCGAACTGGCGCCTGTACGGGCGGGGCGGTTTTTCGTCTATGGCAGCCACGACGCCGATAAGGTTCCAGAAGATTCGATACCGCTACTGATCGAAGCGGCCATGGCGTTTGGGACTGGCCATCATGGCACGACGTTGGGTTGCCTGTTGGCGCTGGAAGAGCTTGCCGAGGCGGGGTTCAAAGCAAGCAACACGGTTGATATCGGCTGTGGCACAGCGGTGTTGGCCATGGCGGCGGCGCGACTTTGGCCAGAGCTGGTTTTGGCGAGTGATATTGATCAGGTGGCGGTCGATGTCGCCGAGGCCAATATTTTGGCCAACGGTCTGGAGGGGCGGGTGCAGTGCTTCGAGGCTGCCGGATTTGATCACGCCGAACTGGGCGCAAAGACGCCATTTGACCTGATCTTTGCCAATATCCTGAAGGGTCCTCTGATCGCTCTGGCACCTGACATGGCAGCGAATCTGGCATCGGGTGGTAAGGCGATTCTGTCGGGTATCCTCAACGAGCAGGCGGATGATGTGATTGCGCATTATGCACGATCTGGCATCAATCTGGTCCGACGCCGTGAGATTGGTGAATGGACGACGCTGATTTTGGAGCAGCAATAG
- a CDS encoding DUF1127 domain-containing protein: MAAIDTPRVQFTTDTNGRIGRFFAGALATFIAWNDARVTRNALAQLSDRELDDIGLCRGDIDTISAKF; encoded by the coding sequence ATGGCTGCAATCGACACACCCCGCGTTCAGTTCACCACTGACACCAACGGCCGTATCGGCCGGTTTTTCGCAGGCGCGCTGGCAACGTTCATCGCATGGAATGACGCCCGCGTTACCCGCAATGCCTTGGCACAACTTTCAGATCGCGAGCTCGACGATATCGGGCTCTGCCGCGGCGATATCGATACGATTTCCGCAAAGTTCTGA
- the ruvC gene encoding crossover junction endodeoxyribonuclease RuvC: MRVLGIDPGLRNLGWGVIDVDGSRLKHVANGTCRSEGATLAQRLLSLHQQLSAIVIQFAPDMAAVEQTFVNKDGAATLKLGQARGIAMLVPAQAGLEIGEYAPNTVKKTVVGVGHADKTQVAHMVKVQLPGAVLHSPDAADALAIAICHAHHAGSRASIAAALGKVGS; encoded by the coding sequence ATGCGGGTTTTAGGGATTGATCCCGGGCTTCGAAACCTCGGTTGGGGCGTTATCGACGTGGACGGCAGCCGATTGAAGCATGTGGCCAATGGCACCTGTCGCTCTGAAGGCGCGACGCTGGCCCAACGGCTGTTGTCGCTGCATCAGCAGCTAAGTGCGATTGTGATCCAGTTTGCGCCAGATATGGCGGCTGTGGAGCAGACGTTTGTAAACAAGGATGGTGCTGCGACGTTGAAGCTGGGGCAGGCGCGGGGCATTGCGATGCTGGTGCCGGCACAGGCGGGGCTGGAGATCGGGGAATATGCGCCAAACACGGTAAAGAAAACGGTTGTAGGTGTAGGCCATGCCGACAAGACGCAGGTAGCCCATATGGTAAAGGTGCAATTGCCCGGTGCAGTGCTTCATAGCCCGGACGCGGCGGATGCGCTTGCGATTGCCATTTGTCACGCACATCATGCAGGATCACGAGCAAGCATAGCAGCGGCACTTGGCAAGGTGGGATCATGA
- the ruvA gene encoding Holliday junction branch migration protein RuvA, with amino-acid sequence MIGKISGRIDYRGDDHVLIDVRGVGYLVYCSERTLAALPGPGEAVALYTDLLMRQDLLQLFGFTSLVEKEWHRLLMSVQGVGAKASMAILGTLGSDGVNRAIALGDWNAVKAAKGIGPKTAQRVVNELKDKAPAVMAMGGTMSAPVMAAPGDTGEVIEPAEAVRTSVRATGSAAVQSEALSALSNLGYGPGEAAGAVAQAAGEHDGADTPALIRAALKLLAPKG; translated from the coding sequence ATGATCGGCAAGATTTCCGGGCGAATTGACTATCGCGGCGACGATCATGTGCTGATCGACGTGCGCGGCGTCGGCTATCTGGTCTATTGCTCGGAGCGGACGCTGGCGGCGCTGCCCGGTCCGGGGGAGGCGGTGGCGCTTTATACAGATCTGTTGATGCGACAAGACTTGTTGCAGTTGTTTGGTTTTACCTCGCTCGTCGAAAAAGAATGGCACCGGTTGCTGATGAGCGTTCAGGGTGTCGGGGCCAAAGCGTCGATGGCCATTCTGGGGACACTTGGTTCAGATGGGGTTAACAGGGCGATCGCGTTGGGCGATTGGAACGCCGTGAAGGCAGCCAAGGGGATCGGGCCGAAGACGGCGCAACGGGTGGTTAATGAACTGAAAGACAAGGCGCCTGCAGTGATGGCGATGGGTGGCACGATGTCAGCGCCTGTGATGGCCGCACCGGGCGACACGGGCGAAGTGATCGAGCCGGCGGAAGCCGTTCGGACCTCGGTGCGCGCTACGGGGAGTGCGGCCGTGCAATCAGAGGCTCTTTCAGCCTTGTCCAACCTCGGTTATGGCCCTGGGGAAGCAGCGGGCGCGGTGGCGCAGGCCGCTGGAGAGCATGACGGTGCCGACACGCCGGCGCTCATCCGTGCGGCGCTCAAGCTGTTGGCACCAAAGGGATAA
- the ruvB gene encoding Holliday junction branch migration DNA helicase RuvB, whose product MDQPDPTLRPDPLPEDTDRALRPQLLEEFVGQQEARANLRVFIQSARMRGAAMDHTLFHGPPGLGKTTLAQIIARELGVGFRMTSGPVLAKAGDLAAILTNLEANDVLFIDEIHRLNPAVEEVLYPALEDFELDLVIGEGPAARTVRIELQPFTLVGATTRLGLLTTPLRDRFGIPTRLQFYEIHELNQIVKANARKLGVETDPDGALEIARRSRGTPRIAGRLLRRVVDFALVEGGGKISRELADAALIRLGVDHLGLDGADRRYLSMIAENYQGGPVGIETMAAALSEARDAIEEVIEPFLLQQGLIQRTPRGRMLAQKGWSHLGMAAPEPKAGQNDLFEK is encoded by the coding sequence ATGGATCAGCCGGACCCGACATTGCGCCCTGATCCGTTGCCAGAGGATACCGACCGGGCGCTCAGGCCGCAATTGCTCGAAGAATTTGTCGGCCAGCAGGAAGCACGGGCGAATTTGCGGGTGTTCATCCAGAGCGCGAGGATGCGCGGCGCGGCGATGGATCATACGTTGTTTCACGGGCCTCCGGGGTTGGGCAAGACAACGTTGGCGCAGATTATTGCGCGCGAGTTGGGTGTCGGCTTTCGTATGACCAGCGGGCCGGTGCTGGCCAAGGCCGGCGACCTGGCAGCCATCCTGACCAATCTCGAAGCTAATGACGTTCTTTTTATTGATGAAATTCATCGGCTTAACCCGGCAGTTGAAGAGGTGCTTTACCCGGCGCTGGAAGATTTCGAGCTTGACCTAGTGATCGGAGAAGGGCCGGCGGCGCGCACGGTCAGGATCGAACTGCAGCCCTTTACGTTGGTCGGCGCGACGACGCGGTTGGGGTTGCTGACGACGCCGTTGAGGGATCGGTTCGGGATTCCGACGCGGTTGCAGTTTTATGAAATTCACGAGTTGAATCAGATTGTTAAGGCCAATGCGCGCAAGCTGGGCGTGGAAACTGACCCCGATGGCGCGCTGGAGATTGCACGCCGGTCGCGCGGAACGCCGAGGATTGCCGGGCGATTGCTGCGCCGGGTGGTGGATTTTGCCTTGGTCGAGGGTGGGGGAAAGATCAGCCGGGAACTGGCCGATGCGGCGCTGATCCGGCTGGGGGTGGACCATCTTGGGCTTGATGGTGCCGACCGGCGCTATCTATCTATGATTGCAGAGAATTACCAGGGTGGGCCCGTCGGAATCGAGACCATGGCGGCGGCGCTGAGCGAGGCGCGGGACGCGATCGAAGAGGTGATTGAACCCTTCCTTTTACAGCAGGGTCTGATCCAGCGCACGCCACGCGGAAGGATGCTGGCGCAAAAGGGGTGGAGCCATCTGGGGATGGCCGCGCCGGAGCCGAAAGCGGGTCAGAATGACCTGTTCGAGAAGTAG
- the thpR gene encoding RNA 2',3'-cyclic phosphodiesterase: protein MRAFVALDLDEAMLDALEEVQAGLPGRIVPRENLHLTLAFLGEVSEAVLLEVHAGLAALQPEAPELRVTGLDVFGGKKPKLAFAAVAANPELETLQRAVVRLCREAEVDLRRERFRPHVTLTRFGREIGRRDAEVLARRLGVLAMPGARAAGLSLCRSELRAQGPRYLALTSYPFEGPSSEEAGA, encoded by the coding sequence ATGCGGGCGTTTGTGGCACTTGATCTGGATGAGGCGATGCTGGATGCGCTGGAGGAGGTGCAGGCGGGATTGCCGGGGCGGATTGTGCCGCGCGAGAACCTGCATCTGACATTGGCGTTTCTGGGGGAGGTGAGTGAGGCGGTCTTGCTCGAGGTGCATGCCGGGTTGGCCGCATTGCAGCCAGAGGCGCCGGAGTTGCGGGTGACGGGGCTGGATGTGTTTGGCGGCAAGAAGCCCAAGCTGGCTTTTGCGGCGGTGGCGGCGAACCCCGAGCTTGAGACGCTGCAGCGGGCGGTGGTGCGGCTGTGTCGAGAGGCGGAGGTGGATCTGCGCCGCGAGCGGTTTCGCCCGCATGTGACGCTCACCCGGTTTGGACGCGAGATTGGCCGTCGGGATGCCGAGGTTCTGGCCCGACGGCTTGGGGTTTTGGCGATGCCGGGAGCGCGCGCGGCGGGGCTGTCGCTTTGCCGTTCGGAGTTGCGAGCGCAGGGGCCGCGCTATTTGGCATTGACGTCATACCCATTTGAAGGACCGTCAAGCGAGGAGGCAGGCGCATGA
- a CDS encoding LysR substrate-binding domain-containing protein, translating into MRVPTDAAALRDSFIGGMSHAANTVNVVTTDGAAGRGGVTVSAMTAVSADTPRPTLLVCVHEQSPVAQQIIDNGIFAVNVLKDDQAYISDAFAGRFKDQLVDKFDCVDWAAMRSGAPRIVDPLVAFDCHVISGERVGTHHVFFGEVDDVFIADQGSPLIYARRGYGAATRIETPASVAAGKEAVGKRLGVGCCHTFGPILLPDMIRRMTAAEASVEIELIEGDQRRVQEAVMAGEADVALLYDLGLPEELEATLLSELAPYVLLAQDHPLAQKPELEAQDLEGHPMIQMGTMQTGDHFSAVLERAGVRPRVAYRSTSFEMVRGLVGQGLGFAILATRPAATVSYDGHLLVTRPLKAQAAPSRVMLATRKGAQLSAQAEKFVWYCRDYFDLHGRVDG; encoded by the coding sequence ATGAGAGTGCCCACCGACGCCGCCGCTTTGCGCGACAGCTTTATCGGGGGCATGAGCCATGCGGCCAATACGGTGAATGTGGTGACCACCGATGGTGCGGCGGGGCGCGGTGGTGTGACGGTATCGGCAATGACCGCTGTTTCGGCCGATACGCCGCGCCCGACGCTTTTGGTCTGTGTGCATGAGCAGAGTCCGGTGGCGCAGCAGATCATTGATAACGGTATCTTTGCCGTGAATGTTCTGAAGGATGATCAGGCCTATATTTCGGACGCTTTTGCGGGTCGGTTCAAGGATCAGCTTGTTGATAAGTTCGATTGTGTCGACTGGGCGGCGATGCGCTCGGGGGCGCCGCGGATTGTTGACCCGCTGGTGGCGTTTGATTGCCATGTGATTTCCGGTGAGCGGGTCGGCACGCATCATGTATTTTTCGGCGAGGTCGATGATGTGTTCATCGCCGATCAGGGCTCGCCGTTGATCTATGCCCGGCGGGGCTATGGCGCGGCGACGCGGATCGAGACGCCTGCCAGCGTGGCGGCGGGCAAGGAGGCTGTGGGAAAGCGGCTTGGGGTGGGGTGTTGTCACACCTTTGGGCCGATCCTGTTGCCCGATATGATCCGCCGGATGACGGCGGCCGAGGCGAGCGTCGAGATCGAGTTGATCGAAGGCGATCAGCGCCGGGTTCAGGAGGCGGTGATGGCGGGCGAGGCGGATGTTGCGCTGCTCTATGACCTGGGGCTGCCAGAGGAGCTTGAGGCGACGCTGTTGAGCGAGCTGGCGCCTTATGTGCTGTTGGCGCAGGATCATCCGTTGGCGCAAAAACCAGAGCTTGAGGCGCAGGACCTGGAGGGGCATCCGATGATCCAGATGGGAACGATGCAGACGGGGGACCATTTCAGCGCGGTGCTGGAGCGTGCCGGGGTGCGCCCGCGTGTGGCCTATCGCTCGACCAGTTTCGAGATGGTGCGCGGGTTGGTGGGGCAAGGGTTGGGCTTTGCCATTCTGGCGACACGGCCTGCCGCCACGGTGAGCTATGACGGGCATTTATTGGTGACGCGACCGCTAAAGGCGCAGGCCGCGCCGAGCCGGGTGATGCTGGCCACGCGCAAGGGGGCGCAGTTGAGCGCGCAGGCGGAGAAATTTGTCTGGTATTGTCGCGACTATTTTGACCTGCATGGCAGGGTCGACGGGTGA